The DNA window CGCCGAAATGAGCCAGCGTTTTATGCTGCAAGAGGTTGAAGATACCCTGCCCGCCTCACTGCCGTTAGGTATTCGGCAGCGGCTATCGCTGGCGGTCGCGGTCATTCACCGTCCGGAAATGTTAATTCTTGATGAACCCACATCCGGCGTCGATCCCGTGGCCCGGGATATGTTCTGGCAACTGATGGTCGATCTGGCTCGTCAGGATCGAGTGACGATTTTTATCTCCACCCACTTTATGAATGAAGCCGAGCGCTGCGATCGCATTTCGCTGATGCATGCCGGCAAAGTGCTGGCCAGCGATACGCCGCAGGCGCTGGTCGAACAGCGCGGGTCGGCCAGCCTCGAAGAGGCCTTTATCGCCTGGCTACAGGAGGCAGCAGATGCCGCACAGCCGCCTGCTGCTGAGGCTGCGCCGATTCCCATGATTGAACACAAAACCGAAACCATTGCACCACGTCAGGCGTTTAGCTTGCGCCGCCTGTTTAGCTACAGCCGTCGCGAAGCGCTGGAGCTACGTCGCGATCCGGTACGATCGACCCTGGCATTGCTGGGGACGGTGATCCTGATGTTTATTATGGGCTATGGGATCAGTATGGACGTCGAGGATCTGCGATTTGCGGTACTCGACCGCGATCAAACCGTCAGCAGCCAGGGCTGGTCGCAGAATATCGCCGGTTCACGCTATTTTATCGAACAGCCGCCGCTGCAAAGCTATAGCGAACTGGACAGAAGAATGCGCGACGGCGAACTGGCGGTGGCAATCGAGATTCCGCCTAATTTTGGACGCGATATTGCCCGGGGGACACCGGTGCAAATCGGTGTATGGGTGGACGGCGCGATGCCAAACCGCGCGGAGACAGTACGCGGCTACGTGCAGGCAATGCATCTGACCTGGCTCCAGGAAATGGCCGGTCGTCAGGCTAGCCCTAATCGCGATACTTCACTGATTTCAATAGAAACCCGCTATCGCTATAACCCGGATGTGAAGAGTTTGCCGGCGATTGTTCCAGCGGTTATTCCGCTGTTGTTGATGATGATCCCGGCGATGCTCAGCGCGCTCAGCGTAGTGCGTGAGAAAGAGCTTGGCTCAATTATCAATTTGTACGTGACGCCGACCACCCGCAGTGAATTTCTGCTGGGCAAACAGGTGCCGTATATCGTGCTGGGGATGTTTAACTTCTTCCTGCTCTGCGCGCTGTCGGTATTTGTCTTTGGCGTGCCGCATAAAGGGAGCTTTCTGACGCTAACGCTGGCCGCACTGCTCTATGTCACTATTGCCACCGGGCTTGGCCTGCTGATCTCAACGTTTATGAAAAGCCAGATTGCGGCGATTTTCGGTACCGCAATTATTACGCTTATCCCGGCGACGCAGTTCTCGGGGATGATCGATCCCGTCGCCTCGCTGGAAGGGCCGGGCCGCTGGATTGGCCAGATTTATCCAACCAGCCACTTTCTGACCATTGCGCGAGGAACGTTTTCCAAAGCGCTAAATCTTACGGACCTGTGGGCATCCTTCATACCACTGCTTATTGCGGTTCCGCTGGTGCTGGGCCTGAGCGTGTGGCTGCTGAAAAAACAGGAGGGATAATGCGCGGATTACGCAATATTTATAATTTAGGCATGAAAGAGCTACGCAGCCTGCTTGGCGATAAGGCGATGCTGACATTAATTGTCTTCGCCTTTACCATCTCGGTTTACTCCTCCGCTACCGTTATGCCGGGATCGTTACATTTAGCCCCCATCGCTATTGCGGATATGGATAAATCTCAGCTCTCATCGCGTATTATCAACGGCTTTTATCGGCCT is part of the Klebsiella huaxiensis genome and encodes:
- the rbbA gene encoding ribosome-associated ATPase/putative transporter RbbA is translated as MNTVARLDNVSQHFGATTALKDITLNIPARCMVGLIGPDGVGKSSLLSLISGARVIERGNVVVLGGDMSDVRHRQDVCPKIAWMPQGLGKNLYYTLSVYENVDFFARLFGHDKAERENRINELLQSTGLAPFRDRPAGKLSGGMKQKLGLCCALIHDPQLLILDEPTTGVDPLSRAQFWDLIDSIRQRQPEMSVLVATAYMEEAERFDWLVAMNAGEILATGSAEELKVQTASQTLEQAFIALLPEAQRLAHKEVIIPPRNAEENEIAIEARGLTMRFGNFVAVDHVNFRIARGEIFGFLGSNGCGKSTTMKMLTGLLPASEGEAWLFGQPVDPKDIETRRRVGYMSQAFSLYSELTVRQNLELHARLFHIPDAEIPGRVAEMSQRFMLQEVEDTLPASLPLGIRQRLSLAVAVIHRPEMLILDEPTSGVDPVARDMFWQLMVDLARQDRVTIFISTHFMNEAERCDRISLMHAGKVLASDTPQALVEQRGSASLEEAFIAWLQEAADAAQPPAAEAAPIPMIEHKTETIAPRQAFSLRRLFSYSRREALELRRDPVRSTLALLGTVILMFIMGYGISMDVEDLRFAVLDRDQTVSSQGWSQNIAGSRYFIEQPPLQSYSELDRRMRDGELAVAIEIPPNFGRDIARGTPVQIGVWVDGAMPNRAETVRGYVQAMHLTWLQEMAGRQASPNRDTSLISIETRYRYNPDVKSLPAIVPAVIPLLLMMIPAMLSALSVVREKELGSIINLYVTPTTRSEFLLGKQVPYIVLGMFNFFLLCALSVFVFGVPHKGSFLTLTLAALLYVTIATGLGLLISTFMKSQIAAIFGTAIITLIPATQFSGMIDPVASLEGPGRWIGQIYPTSHFLTIARGTFSKALNLTDLWASFIPLLIAVPLVLGLSVWLLKKQEG